A single window of Fischerella sp. PCC 9605 DNA harbors:
- a CDS encoding carbohydrate ABC transporter permease codes for MNKLTLKNWIFINQRLTPYWFLLPALVILVLTVFWPALQAFYLSFTRYEYDLTQTPQWIGFDNFRRLWADPVFWQTLGNTLLYLVGVVPILVIVPLALAILVNQKLRGMHWFRAAYYTPVVISMVVAGIAWRWLYAENGLLNQLLKGIFPEGIPWLTSPKFALFSVMAVTVWKGLGYYMVIYLAGLQSIPDDVYEAAAIDGSDGVGKHWDITVPLMKPYLALVAVISAISATKVFEEVYIMTQGGPRNSSKTIVYYLYEQAFNNLEISYACTIGLVLFLIILSLSILRLSVNSVSQ; via the coding sequence ATGAATAAATTGACGTTGAAAAATTGGATTTTCATCAATCAGCGACTAACACCTTATTGGTTTTTGCTGCCTGCTTTAGTTATCCTGGTACTAACCGTCTTTTGGCCTGCCCTGCAAGCCTTCTATCTCAGCTTTACCCGCTACGAATACGATCTAACTCAAACACCACAATGGATTGGTTTTGATAACTTCCGGCGCTTGTGGGCCGATCCTGTGTTTTGGCAAACCTTGGGAAACACCTTGCTGTATCTTGTAGGTGTAGTACCGATTTTAGTAATTGTCCCCTTAGCCCTAGCAATTTTAGTAAATCAGAAACTGCGGGGAATGCATTGGTTTCGGGCTGCATATTACACCCCAGTAGTAATTTCAATGGTAGTAGCCGGAATTGCTTGGAGATGGTTGTATGCAGAAAACGGCTTACTCAACCAGTTACTCAAAGGTATTTTTCCAGAAGGAATTCCCTGGCTTACCAGTCCCAAGTTTGCATTGTTCAGCGTCATGGCTGTCACCGTTTGGAAAGGATTGGGCTACTACATGGTGATTTATCTGGCTGGGTTGCAATCAATACCAGATGATGTGTATGAAGCAGCAGCTATTGATGGTTCTGACGGTGTCGGCAAACACTGGGATATTACCGTACCCTTGATGAAACCTTATTTAGCTTTGGTCGCAGTTATTTCAGCCATTTCCGCAACAAAAGTATTTGAAGAAGTGTATATTATGACTCAGGGCGGGCCGCGTAATAGCTCGAAAACAATAGTTTATTATCTGTACGAGCAAGCATTTAATAACTTGGAAATTAGCTATGCTTGTACAATTGGGCTGGTGTTATTTTTGATAATTTTAAGCTTGTCAATTTTGCGGCTATCAGTAAATAGTGTTAGTCAATAG
- a CDS encoding DUF3891 family protein, with protein MIVNQHQKGWEVIYHRAHALLAAQIAGHWNAKERPVRWLETIAAISHHDDLEKEWEEKNITEAGAPLDFTLATDTDIAKIRKLTQDARYRGRWVAMLISMHMSFLNEGKRGESPELDNFLDEQLQHQEQWRKELNITKDEAATAYEFFQCCDRLSLILCNRMIPVGERALEIATLSDGNRYDVMQRSDGNLTVNPWPFQEKEFTVNVEACYLEQLQFESSAELAQALQVAPIETLEWTFVK; from the coding sequence ATGATTGTGAATCAACACCAGAAGGGTTGGGAAGTAATTTACCATCGCGCCCATGCTTTACTTGCTGCCCAAATCGCGGGACACTGGAATGCTAAAGAACGTCCGGTGCGTTGGCTGGAGACAATTGCAGCAATTTCTCATCACGATGATTTGGAAAAAGAGTGGGAAGAAAAGAATATCACTGAAGCTGGCGCACCACTGGATTTTACTCTCGCTACAGACACCGATATAGCAAAAATACGGAAACTAACCCAGGATGCCCGCTATCGAGGACGATGGGTAGCAATGCTTATTTCTATGCACATGAGCTTTTTAAACGAAGGTAAGCGCGGTGAGTCTCCAGAATTGGATAATTTTTTAGATGAACAATTACAGCATCAAGAGCAATGGCGCAAGGAACTAAATATTACGAAAGATGAAGCTGCAACAGCTTACGAATTTTTTCAGTGTTGCGATCGCCTTTCACTCATCCTCTGCAACCGGATGATACCTGTTGGCGAACGTGCCTTAGAAATTGCTACCCTATCAGATGGTAATCGCTATGATGTAATGCAGCGCAGTGACGGTAATCTCACAGTCAATCCCTGGCCCTTTCAGGAGAAGGAGTTTACTGTCAATGTAGAAGCTTGTTATTTAGAGCAATTGCAATTTGAAAGTAGCGCTGAACTCGCCCAAGCACTACAGGTAGCACCTATTGAAACTTTAGAGTGGACGTTTGTAAAGTAG
- the tnpA gene encoding IS200/IS605 family transposase: MTTIYRKGAHCVFSIQLHTYFVTAYRRECLTQKMAERFQEVAANVLVKNKCILLECKGESNHIHLLLDIHPSNNISTLLGSIKSATSRILRKEFESELRPHFKNWSKGLWGDQLYIRSAGGAPLKILEEYIQSHSRG; encoded by the coding sequence ATGACAACCATTTATCGTAAAGGAGCACACTGCGTTTTCTCTATCCAGTTGCACACCTACTTTGTCACGGCTTACCGTCGAGAATGCCTGACACAAAAAATGGCTGAACGCTTCCAAGAGGTTGCAGCCAATGTGTTGGTAAAGAACAAGTGTATTTTGCTGGAATGCAAGGGTGAGAGTAATCACATCCACTTGCTGTTAGACATCCACCCAAGCAACAACATCTCAACGTTATTGGGGTCAATCAAATCTGCAACAAGCCGTATTCTTCGCAAAGAATTTGAATCTGAGTTAAGACCTCACTTTAAAAATTGGAGCAAGGGACTGTGGGGCGACCAACTTTATATTCGCTCCGCTGGAGGCGCACCTCTTAAGATTCTTGAGGAATACATCCAATCCCACAGTCGAGGGTGA
- a CDS encoding response regulator — MDGRPLILVVEPNLHELEILNFQLKAFKFSYMCAKQGVRALILAQTHKPDLILLDMVLPDLSSVQVIYYLKRNPETKMIPIIGIVSGNSKRDHNPILQTGMVDLITKPLDFHQVEFTIHRHLNLQHTFN; from the coding sequence ATGGATGGGCGGCCGTTAATTTTGGTTGTAGAACCAAATCTACATGAGTTAGAAATTCTCAATTTTCAACTCAAAGCATTCAAGTTTTCATATATGTGTGCCAAACAAGGAGTAAGGGCTTTAATTTTGGCACAAACTCACAAACCAGATTTAATTCTCTTAGATATGGTTCTGCCTGATTTGAGTAGTGTCCAAGTAATTTATTACCTCAAGCGCAACCCAGAAACAAAGATGATACCAATCATTGGAATTGTGTCTGGAAATAGCAAAAGAGATCATAATCCCATTCTCCAAACAGGAATGGTTGATTTAATTACCAAGCCCTTAGATTTTCATCAGGTAGAATTTACTATCCACCGCCATCTAAACTTGCAACATACCTTTAACTAG
- a CDS encoding DUF2294 domain-containing protein — translation MSAPTIGQLEREISNRIRSLYNVELGLRPSRINCHFFHGELAITLENSVTKVEEILMKSGSDILAEQVRIDIDKIIIPQIQYLIEEVIGKPVLDLISHTNLTTGRTGIIVFMGKLPEVRNPQAIPKAIKKNAAS, via the coding sequence ATGTCAGCACCTACCATCGGACAACTGGAGAGAGAAATCTCAAATCGTATCCGTTCTTTGTATAATGTTGAGCTAGGGCTGCGTCCTAGCAGAATTAATTGCCATTTTTTTCATGGAGAGTTGGCAATTACTCTAGAAAATTCTGTTACCAAGGTAGAGGAAATATTGATGAAATCTGGTTCTGATATTTTGGCTGAGCAAGTGCGAATAGATATAGATAAAATAATTATTCCGCAGATCCAATATTTGATTGAAGAAGTAATTGGCAAACCTGTACTAGATTTAATTAGTCATACAAATTTAACAACAGGTCGTACTGGCATAATTGTGTTTATGGGAAAATTGCCTGAAGTTCGCAATCCTCAAGCAATTCCTAAAGCTATTAAAAAAAATGCAGCTAGCTGA
- the upp gene encoding uracil phosphoribosyltransferase: MGNQIILIKHPLIQHKLTLMRKAETSTAKFRVLLKEISMLLAYEVTRDLPLKSEAIKTPLASMNAPVLAPDKKLVIISIQRAGQGILDGMLELIPSARVGHIGLYRDPKTLIPVEYYFKVPHDIDKRDVLVVDPMLATGNSAVAAVERLKSTNPLSIKFVCLLAAPEGIEHFTEVHPDIPIYTAAIDEKLDEHGYIIPGLGDAGDRLFGTK, translated from the coding sequence ATGGGAAATCAAATAATACTAATTAAGCATCCATTAATTCAGCACAAACTGACGCTAATGCGTAAGGCTGAAACCAGCACGGCAAAATTTCGTGTTCTCCTCAAAGAAATTAGTATGTTGTTGGCGTATGAGGTAACACGAGATTTGCCACTGAAAAGTGAAGCAATTAAAACACCACTGGCTTCGATGAACGCCCCTGTCCTTGCACCGGACAAAAAGCTGGTAATTATTTCCATTCAACGGGCAGGACAGGGAATTTTGGATGGGATGCTGGAGTTGATACCATCAGCAAGGGTAGGACACATTGGTTTGTATCGCGATCCCAAAACTCTGATTCCAGTGGAGTACTATTTCAAAGTTCCTCATGACATAGACAAACGCGATGTGCTAGTGGTCGATCCGATGCTGGCAACTGGCAACTCTGCTGTTGCAGCGGTGGAAAGACTGAAATCAACTAATCCCCTGTCGATTAAGTTTGTTTGTTTACTTGCTGCGCCAGAAGGAATTGAGCATTTCACCGAGGTACACCCTGATATACCTATCTATACAGCGGCTATTGATGAAAAGCTGGATGAACACGGCTACATTATTCCCGGATTAGGAGATGCTGGGGATAGGTTATTTGGGACTAAATAA
- a CDS encoding URC4/urg3 family protein — protein MEMETAKTPRMPREEREVVAYLRSPIAIRERCGQLFTMAVAGQSHHFACDLSQLERVADYVIEVMREQYPDLQIPFHSRWRHFEAGGVPRLFKLDEKLAGLTPTQKAAAKFDLAIVSVLLDAGAGDRWHYYEQETQMSFKRSEGLAIASFQMFCQGSFASEPHQPLQVDAQKLQQLTEQKLADGFGANAENPLVGIAGRLKLLQRLGQVLLASPQMFGEQNPRSGNLVNYLLAQVKNNQLAAETVLSAVLEGLSDIWPGRLEVAGVNLGDVWFHPAVADDGLVPFHKLSQWLTYSLLEPLQELGIEITGLDVLTGLPEYRNGGLCLDLGLISAKHPDIFSQPQSVASEVIVEWRALTTILLDKIATTVREKLGKSAEELPLVKILQGGTWTAGRKIAAQLRTGGIPPIQIESDGTVF, from the coding sequence ATGGAAATGGAAACCGCCAAGACGCCAAGAATGCCAAGGGAAGAAAGGGAGGTGGTTGCTTATTTGCGATCGCCTATTGCCATTCGGGAGCGTTGTGGACAACTATTTACAATGGCAGTTGCAGGTCAGTCGCATCATTTTGCTTGCGATTTGAGTCAGTTGGAACGGGTGGCAGACTATGTAATTGAGGTGATGCGGGAGCAATACCCAGATTTGCAAATTCCCTTTCACAGTCGTTGGCGGCATTTTGAAGCGGGGGGTGTACCGCGTCTTTTTAAGTTGGATGAAAAGTTAGCAGGACTGACGCCAACTCAAAAAGCTGCTGCCAAATTTGATTTAGCGATCGTCAGTGTTTTGTTAGATGCTGGTGCTGGCGATCGCTGGCATTACTATGAGCAAGAAACTCAAATGAGTTTTAAACGTTCCGAAGGTTTAGCAATAGCAAGTTTCCAGATGTTTTGTCAAGGGTCTTTTGCAAGCGAACCTCATCAACCATTACAAGTAGATGCTCAAAAATTACAACAATTAACAGAACAGAAACTAGCAGATGGGTTTGGTGCAAATGCAGAAAATCCCTTGGTGGGAATTGCAGGGCGGTTGAAATTATTGCAAAGGTTAGGTCAAGTCTTACTCGCTTCACCGCAGATGTTTGGAGAACAAAATCCCCGTTCGGGCAACTTGGTAAATTACTTATTGGCACAGGTAAAAAACAACCAGCTAGCAGCCGAAACCGTATTAAGTGCAGTTTTAGAAGGACTAAGTGATATTTGGCCTGGACGCTTAGAAGTTGCTGGGGTGAACCTGGGAGATGTTTGGTTTCATCCAGCCGTTGCTGATGATGGTTTGGTGCCATTTCACAAACTATCTCAATGGCTTACCTACTCCCTCCTCGAACCTCTCCAAGAACTCGGTATAGAAATCACTGGTTTAGATGTCCTGACCGGATTACCAGAATATCGTAATGGGGGATTATGCTTAGACTTAGGTCTTATCAGTGCTAAACATCCAGATATTTTTTCCCAACCTCAATCAGTAGCATCTGAAGTTATAGTTGAATGGCGTGCCTTAACCACGATCCTCTTGGATAAAATCGCCACTACAGTGCGAGAAAAATTGGGTAAGAGTGCCGAAGAACTACCACTTGTGAAAATCTTGCAAGGGGGAACCTGGACAGCTGGACGAAAAATAGCTGCCCAACTCCGAACAGGTGGTATCCCCCCCATCCAGATAGAAAGCGATGGCACAGTATTTTAG